From Firmicutes bacterium HGW-Firmicutes-1, the proteins below share one genomic window:
- a CDS encoding two-component system response regulator: MAGKNILIVDDAAFMRMMIKDILSKNGYIVIGEAENGAKAVEKYNELKPDLVIMDITMPEMDGIEAVKAIKGIDSKANIIMCSAMGQQAMVIESIQAGAKDFIVKPFQAERVIEAVSKVTG, translated from the coding sequence ATGGCAGGTAAAAACATTTTAATTGTTGATGACGCAGCTTTTATGAGAATGATGATTAAGGATATTCTTTCAAAGAATGGATATATTGTAATTGGAGAAGCTGAGAACGGTGCTAAAGCTGTAGAAAAATATAATGAGTTAAAGCCAGATTTAGTAATTATGGATATAACAATGCCTGAGATGGATGGTATTGAGGCTGTAAAAGCAATTAAGGGCATCGACAGTAAAGCAAATATTATTATGTGTTCTGCTATGGGGCAACAAGCTATGGTTATTGAATCTATCCAAGCTGGTGCTAAAGATTTTATCGTTAAGCCTTTTCAAGCAGAACGTGTTATTGAAGCAGTATCAAAGGTCACTGGATAA
- a CDS encoding flagellar basal body rod protein FlgC, producing the protein MSVFNTMNVSATGMTAQRLRMDTISQNIANINTTRGDNGSGPYRRKIAVFEEISTQKNFSNMLNQYLGEYSKVGGVKVKKIAEDKSPFISLYDPTHPDANKEGYVLMPNVNSLEEMTNLISANRSYEANVTAFNSNKSMLSKALEIGR; encoded by the coding sequence ATGTCGGTATTTAATACAATGAATGTAAGTGCAACTGGTATGACTGCTCAAAGACTTAGAATGGATACCATATCTCAAAATATAGCAAATATCAATACAACACGAGGAGATAATGGTAGTGGCCCCTATAGAAGAAAGATAGCTGTGTTTGAAGAAATTAGTACGCAGAAGAATTTTTCTAACATGCTCAATCAATATTTGGGAGAGTATTCAAAGGTTGGCGGAGTAAAAGTGAAAAAAATAGCAGAAGATAAATCTCCTTTTATATCTCTTTATGACCCTACTCATCCTGATGCGAACAAAGAAGGATATGTTTTAATGCCTAATGTGAATTCGTTAGAAGAGATGACCAATCTTATTTCTGCAAATAGGTCCTATGAAGCTAATGTTACTGCATTTAATTCAAACAAATCTATGCTTTCTAAGGCACTAGAAATTGGCAGATAG
- a CDS encoding motility protein A (Homolog of MotA, appears to be involved in motility on surfaces and under different ionic conditions. With MotS (a MotB homolog) forms the ion channels that couple flagellar rotation to proton/sodium motive force across the membrane and forms the stator elements of the rotary flagellar machine.) produces MDLATIIGLVAAIVFVAVSILLNGSLLTFWDAPSAMIVFGGAFSAVLVSYPLDRYINSLKAISLVFKNQTMDEGTVIKKIIELSNVARKEGLLALEEATESIDDDFLKKGILLIVDGTDPELVRNILETELIFIQTRHGSIQGFYDKLGELGPAWGMIGTLIGLINMLKNMNDPSSIGPSMAVALITTLYGSILANLFAIPFSSKMKIRSGDEVLLKEVMIEGLLSIQAGENPRVIEEKLKAFLSPILRKSLTEAEGTEGDA; encoded by the coding sequence ATGGATCTTGCTACAATAATCGGGTTAGTTGCCGCAATCGTTTTCGTGGCTGTATCAATTCTGTTGAATGGCTCATTGTTAACTTTTTGGGATGCCCCTTCAGCAATGATTGTTTTTGGGGGTGCTTTTTCAGCAGTCCTAGTATCTTATCCTTTGGATAGGTACATTAATTCATTAAAAGCAATAAGCTTGGTTTTTAAAAATCAAACAATGGATGAAGGAACTGTAATTAAGAAAATTATTGAATTATCAAATGTAGCTAGAAAAGAAGGATTACTTGCTCTTGAAGAAGCAACAGAATCTATTGATGATGATTTTTTGAAAAAAGGAATATTATTAATAGTCGATGGAACAGATCCTGAATTGGTAAGAAATATATTGGAAACGGAATTGATTTTTATACAAACTAGACATGGATCTATTCAAGGATTCTATGATAAGCTTGGTGAATTAGGTCCTGCTTGGGGTATGATTGGTACATTAATTGGCCTTATTAATATGTTGAAAAATATGAACGACCCAAGTTCTATTGGTCCAAGTATGGCAGTTGCATTAATTACAACATTATATGGATCGATATTAGCTAATTTATTTGCAATTCCTTTTTCATCCAAAATGAAAATTAGAAGTGGTGATGAAGTGCTTTTAAAGGAAGTTATGATTGAAGGTCTTTTGTCTATTCAAGCTGGAGAAAATCCAAGAGTAATTGAAGAAAAGCTAAAAGCGTTCTTATCACCTATATTAAGGAAATCATTAACTGAAGCAGAAGGAACAGAAGGTGATGCATAA
- a CDS encoding flagellar hook-basal body complex protein FliE, protein MALNVQELSKIGNIVLPGSAGPKSNNVAFDELYKSAIGMLDETNQLQKTAEQKSMDFALGKIDNIHDVMIAQEKANIALQYTVKMKNAVMDAYNEIMRMQL, encoded by the coding sequence ATGGCTTTGAATGTACAAGAATTATCAAAAATCGGAAATATTGTTCTACCTGGAAGTGCTGGACCAAAAAGTAATAACGTAGCGTTTGATGAACTCTATAAATCAGCGATTGGTATGCTAGACGAAACCAATCAACTTCAAAAAACAGCTGAACAAAAAAGTATGGATTTTGCTCTAGGAAAAATAGATAATATACATGATGTAATGATTGCTCAAGAAAAAGCAAACATTGCATTACAATATACCGTTAAAATGAAAAATGCTGTTATGGATGCGTACAATGAAATAATGAGAATGCAGCTATAA
- a CDS encoding flagellar hook capping protein, which yields MSEVSSATQKIMEKYGVTNNASTKGNDLGKDAFLNLLVTQMRYQDPLNPTSDKDFLAQMAQFSSLEQMQNLNTSSQMSQGYDLIGKVVEGTIINETTLQSTEVKGFVDAVNLKAGKTYLLVDGKEIALDQVTKVTYVDFDSASIESLNKVNEALKAIQEQLKKLLPETETETETETETETP from the coding sequence ATGTCAGAAGTAAGCTCAGCAACCCAAAAAATAATGGAGAAATATGGTGTAACTAACAATGCAAGCACAAAAGGAAACGACTTAGGCAAAGACGCATTTTTAAACCTACTTGTTACTCAAATGAGATATCAAGATCCATTAAATCCAACAAGTGATAAAGATTTTTTAGCCCAGATGGCACAGTTTTCATCCTTAGAGCAAATGCAAAACTTAAACACCAGTTCACAAATGTCTCAAGGATATGATTTGATAGGTAAAGTAGTCGAAGGAACAATCATTAATGAAACTACTCTTCAATCAACAGAAGTAAAAGGGTTTGTAGATGCAGTAAATTTAAAAGCAGGTAAAACCTATTTGCTAGTTGATGGAAAAGAAATTGCACTTGATCAAGTTACAAAAGTAACCTATGTAGACTTTGATTCAGCATCAATAGAATCTTTAAACAAAGTAAATGAAGCTTTAAAAGCTATTCAAGAACAGCTTAAAAAACTATTGCCAGAAACTGAAACCGAAACCGAAACTGAAACCGAAACCGAAACCCCATAA
- a CDS encoding flagellar motor switch phosphatase FliY, protein MGDMLSQEEINALLKGIDDDAGSSAFTLSAEERDAIGEVSNISMGTAATTLFSLVNQKVLITTPRVEVTTWDKVASGFEKSFVAIQIVYKEGLSGSNLLVLKENDVKIISDLMMGGEGEAFEGELSELHLSAIGEAMNQMIGSASTSMSSMFGKKIDINPPISNYVDNSDFVDPSEIAEFLTGEFIKVSFDMKIGELIDSEIMQLYPTQFAQDIYKAFSQSKEVSTPPAPAAPKEPPTQDNVQQQMPQQQQMQQQQMPQQQQMPPNMNPYPQMNPYGQPNPYQNPYPPMGDNYGAGYRNIEVQQAQFQNFDMNSVIQQKENIDLIMDVALEVTVELGRTHKSIKDILEFTPGTIIELNKLAGEPIDVLVNGKIVAKGEVVVIDENFGIRITEIIKHSGSIM, encoded by the coding sequence ATGGGTGATATGTTATCGCAAGAAGAAATAAATGCATTGCTGAAAGGAATAGATGACGATGCAGGTAGCTCTGCATTTACATTATCTGCTGAAGAAAGAGATGCTATTGGTGAAGTTTCTAACATTAGCATGGGTACTGCAGCAACAACACTGTTTTCACTAGTTAATCAAAAAGTATTGATTACTACACCAAGGGTTGAGGTTACTACTTGGGATAAGGTTGCAAGTGGATTTGAAAAGTCTTTTGTAGCTATTCAAATTGTTTACAAAGAGGGCTTGTCTGGTTCTAATCTTTTGGTATTGAAAGAGAATGATGTAAAAATTATTTCCGATTTAATGATGGGTGGAGAAGGGGAAGCTTTTGAAGGAGAACTTTCAGAGCTACATTTAAGTGCAATTGGTGAAGCGATGAATCAGATGATTGGTTCCGCGTCAACTTCTATGTCTTCAATGTTTGGGAAAAAAATTGATATTAATCCACCTATTTCTAATTATGTTGATAATAGCGACTTCGTTGATCCAAGTGAAATTGCAGAATTTTTGACAGGCGAATTTATTAAAGTTTCGTTTGATATGAAAATTGGAGAATTAATAGATAGTGAAATTATGCAACTGTATCCAACTCAGTTTGCACAAGATATTTATAAGGCTTTTAGCCAATCTAAGGAAGTAAGCACACCACCAGCACCAGCGGCTCCAAAAGAACCGCCGACGCAAGATAATGTACAACAACAAATGCCACAGCAACAACAGATGCAACAGCAACAAATGCCACAGCAACAACAAATGCCACCAAATATGAATCCATATCCACAAATGAACCCATATGGTCAACCTAATCCATATCAAAATCCTTATCCCCCAATGGGAGACAATTATGGAGCTGGATATCGAAATATTGAAGTTCAACAAGCTCAATTCCAGAATTTTGACATGAATAGTGTGATTCAACAAAAAGAAAATATTGATTTAATTATGGATGTTGCGCTGGAGGTGACTGTTGAGCTTGGTAGAACACATAAGTCGATTAAAGACATTTTAGAGTTTACCCCGGGGACAATTATTGAGCTTAATAAGCTAGCGGGAGAACCTATTGATGTATTGGTAAATGGTAAAATTGTCGCTAAAGGCGAAGTAGTAGTAATAGATGAAAATTTTGGCATTAGAATCACAGAAATCATCAAGCATTCGGGTAGTATTATGTGA
- a CDS encoding flagellar motor switch protein FliG, protein MASDKGVMKGVQKASILLIALGPEKSALIFKHLKEEEIEQLTLEIANTRSVSPKEKEKVLQEFYDICLAQQYIAEGGIGYAKDLLEKALGADKAIEVIGRLTASLQVRPFEFVRKTDAGQLLNFIQDEHNQTIALILSYLNPTQSAMVLAALPQEKQADVARRIAQMDRTSPDVVKDVEDILERKLSSLVTQDYTIVGGVDAIVQILNSVDRSTEKHIMETLEIEDTELAEEIKKKMFVFEDIMSLDDRSIQRVLREVDNNDLAIALKGSGEEVQNVIFNNLSKRLATMIKEDMDYMGPVRLKDVEEAQQKIVNIIRKLEDAGEIVISRGGGDEIIV, encoded by the coding sequence ATGGCGTCAGATAAAGGTGTTATGAAAGGTGTTCAAAAGGCATCAATACTGTTAATTGCATTAGGCCCTGAAAAATCAGCGCTCATATTTAAGCACCTAAAAGAAGAAGAAATTGAACAGCTTACACTTGAGATTGCAAATACAAGAAGTGTATCTCCTAAGGAAAAAGAGAAGGTATTACAAGAATTTTATGATATATGTTTAGCACAACAGTATATTGCTGAAGGCGGTATTGGTTATGCTAAGGATTTACTTGAAAAAGCCTTAGGAGCGGATAAAGCGATAGAAGTTATCGGACGATTAACTGCTTCTCTACAAGTTCGTCCATTTGAATTTGTTAGAAAAACAGATGCTGGACAATTGCTTAACTTTATTCAAGATGAACATAATCAAACAATTGCATTAATACTATCTTATTTAAATCCTACTCAATCTGCTATGGTACTTGCAGCATTACCGCAAGAGAAGCAAGCAGATGTTGCTAGAAGAATTGCGCAGATGGATAGAACTTCGCCAGATGTTGTTAAGGATGTTGAGGACATCTTAGAAAGAAAGCTATCCTCTCTCGTTACACAAGATTACACAATTGTTGGTGGCGTAGATGCTATAGTACAAATCTTGAACTCTGTAGATAGAAGTACAGAAAAACATATTATGGAAACACTTGAAATTGAAGATACAGAACTTGCTGAAGAAATCAAGAAGAAGATGTTCGTATTTGAAGATATTATGTCCCTTGATGATAGATCTATTCAGAGGGTTCTTAGAGAAGTGGATAATAACGATTTAGCAATTGCACTCAAAGGTTCAGGAGAAGAAGTGCAAAATGTTATATTCAACAATTTATCAAAGCGTTTGGCGACTATGATCAAGGAAGATATGGATTATATGGGACCTGTACGTTTGAAGGATGTTGAGGAAGCTCAGCAAAAAATTGTTAATATCATTAGAAAGCTTGAAGATGCTGGTGAAATCGTTATTTCAAGAGGCGGAGGTGACGAGATAATTGTCTAG
- a CDS encoding flagellar biosynthesis protein, translating into MNIQNRPIPSIQQVQSEHLASTKVNKPNNLPTSSFGSILQQKLQEKEPIKFSKHANMRLDSRNIKLTDEQILKIQNGISKAEEKGIKESLVLIDNIALVVNIENKTVVTALDQQETRDYVFTNIDGAVVL; encoded by the coding sequence ATGAATATTCAAAATAGACCAATTCCCTCTATACAACAAGTACAAAGCGAACACTTAGCTAGTACGAAAGTAAACAAACCCAACAATTTACCTACATCAAGTTTTGGAAGTATTTTACAGCAGAAGCTACAAGAAAAAGAACCTATAAAATTTTCAAAGCATGCAAATATGCGATTAGATTCTAGAAATATAAAGCTTACTGACGAACAAATTCTAAAAATTCAAAATGGTATAAGTAAAGCAGAGGAAAAAGGTATTAAGGAATCATTGGTTTTAATTGATAACATTGCACTAGTTGTAAATATTGAAAATAAGACAGTAGTAACTGCATTAGATCAACAAGAAACAAGAGATTATGTTTTTACAAATATTGACGGTGCTGTAGTATTATAG
- the flgB gene encoding flagellar basal body rod protein FlgB, giving the protein MRMHNNTDVLSKALDASSLKGEAITNNIANVDTPGYRRKDVVFESYLQQAIDSHGKIKPDSLSRVFPKVIEVNTNLDYRIDGNNVDIDTEMGYLAQNQIKYNTLISQVNYNFNRLKMVLDR; this is encoded by the coding sequence ATGAGAATGCATAACAATACAGATGTATTATCAAAGGCCCTAGATGCTTCATCGTTAAAAGGAGAAGCAATTACCAATAACATAGCTAACGTTGATACTCCTGGATATAGAAGAAAAGATGTAGTTTTTGAATCTTATTTACAGCAAGCAATTGATTCGCATGGGAAAATCAAACCTGATTCGTTGTCTAGAGTGTTCCCAAAGGTCATAGAAGTAAATACAAATTTAGACTATAGGATTGATGGTAATAACGTGGATATTGATACGGAAATGGGATATTTGGCACAAAATCAAATAAAATATAACACATTAATTAGTCAAGTCAATTACAACTTTAATAGATTAAAAATGGTATTAGATAGATAG
- a CDS encoding GTP-sensing pleiotropic transcriptional regulator CodY has protein sequence MSVQLLDRTRKINRLLQKTGTQRVIFTDICEVMSEILNSNVLVLSKKGKLLAIHEIKGFIQVRELLTDNMGTFIDDKLSDRILNILSTKENINLETLGFTNEVTTNKIVGMVVPIDIAGERLGTLFLYRQTKNYHIEDIILGEYGATVVGLEIMRSINDENSEETRKTAIVKSAIGTLSFSEQEAIKHIFNELTGKEGILVASKIADKVGITRSVIVNALRKFESAGVIESRSLGMKGTYIKILNEVLLEELDKI, from the coding sequence GTGAGCGTTCAATTATTAGATCGGACAAGGAAAATTAACAGGTTATTACAAAAAACTGGAACGCAGAGAGTGATTTTCACGGATATTTGTGAGGTTATGAGCGAAATATTGAATTCAAATGTACTTGTTCTTAGTAAAAAGGGTAAATTACTAGCTATACATGAAATAAAGGGATTTATTCAAGTACGTGAGTTACTTACTGATAACATGGGCACATTTATTGACGATAAGCTCAGTGACAGGATCTTAAACATTCTTTCCACCAAAGAAAATATCAATTTGGAAACATTGGGATTTACGAATGAGGTTACAACCAATAAAATTGTGGGCATGGTTGTACCAATTGACATCGCAGGAGAAAGATTAGGAACATTATTCTTATATAGACAAACAAAAAACTATCATATAGAAGACATTATTCTTGGGGAATATGGTGCTACGGTAGTTGGGCTTGAAATTATGCGATCTATAAATGATGAAAATTCTGAAGAAACAAGGAAAACAGCCATTGTGAAATCTGCAATTGGTACACTATCCTTTTCAGAACAAGAAGCTATTAAGCATATATTTAATGAGCTTACAGGTAAAGAAGGAATTTTAGTTGCAAGCAAGATTGCAGATAAGGTAGGTATTACAAGATCTGTAATTGTGAATGCTCTACGTAAATTTGAAAGTGCAGGGGTTATTGAATCCAGATCGTTAGGAATGAAAGGTACATATATAAAAATTCTTAACGAAGTATTACTGGAAGAATTGGATAAAATTTGA
- the fliJ gene encoding flagellar export protein FliJ codes for MGRFTFKLQNVLGIKEKIEEQKKIELGNAMIYLAKQEEIFSAHKDALNLHIQTFNEKNGKSVLAKELIELNGYIKYYKDAIQFQKNIINEAKEMVEMKREALNKALIEKKTYEKLKELALENHLLEEQAQNNKQTDELNSYNQLIKSTTQ; via the coding sequence ATGGGAAGATTTACTTTTAAGCTTCAAAATGTTTTGGGTATTAAAGAAAAAATCGAAGAACAAAAAAAGATTGAACTAGGAAATGCAATGATTTATCTTGCGAAACAGGAAGAAATATTTAGCGCGCATAAAGATGCTCTAAATCTACATATTCAAACCTTTAATGAAAAAAACGGAAAAAGTGTTTTGGCAAAAGAGCTTATAGAACTTAACGGATATATTAAATATTATAAAGATGCTATTCAGTTTCAAAAAAATATTATTAATGAAGCAAAAGAAATGGTTGAGATGAAAAGAGAAGCATTAAATAAAGCATTGATTGAGAAAAAGACCTACGAAAAGCTTAAAGAATTAGCACTTGAAAATCATTTGTTAGAAGAACAAGCGCAGAATAACAAGCAAACTGATGAATTGAATAGTTACAATCAATTAATCAAATCTACAACACAATAA
- the fliM gene encoding flagellar motor switch protein FliM, whose protein sequence is MGEVLSQNEIDSLLNALNAGELDVEEYKSNAAIKQIKEYDFARPSKFAKEHLRTLEIIFEHYSRLVSTTLPAYLRHSCQVDVINSEAVSYSEFSNALSNPILIGIIDFAPLKGSIVMDMSVNIGYAIIDRLLGGKGETLDKERDFSEIELAIIEKMMTILIELMVEPWKNVVELDPLLEKIETNSQFAQVVSPNEVIALLTLNLKIGKVEGLINICIPYICVEDVLDKLNTKYWFSTMRKTNVEIYHEIIEKQISSSKIPVKAIFGRTTITVNDFVNIQKGDIIKLDQKLDDELDILVGDIIKFRAKPGIHDSNNAVKITSVVRREE, encoded by the coding sequence GTGGGAGAAGTTTTATCGCAAAACGAGATAGACAGTTTGCTTAACGCCTTAAATGCAGGAGAACTTGATGTTGAAGAATATAAGTCTAATGCCGCAATTAAGCAAATTAAGGAATATGATTTTGCTAGACCATCTAAATTTGCAAAAGAGCATTTGAGAACATTAGAGATTATTTTCGAACATTACTCTAGACTTGTGTCGACGACCTTACCAGCGTACTTAAGGCATTCATGTCAGGTCGATGTAATTAATTCAGAAGCCGTATCCTATTCGGAATTTTCTAATGCACTGTCAAACCCAATTCTGATTGGAATTATTGACTTTGCACCCTTGAAAGGATCTATTGTAATGGACATGTCAGTTAATATTGGGTATGCCATAATAGATCGGTTATTGGGTGGAAAAGGTGAAACCTTAGATAAGGAAAGAGATTTTTCGGAAATAGAATTAGCAATTATCGAAAAGATGATGACAATTTTAATAGAGCTAATGGTAGAACCTTGGAAAAATGTTGTTGAACTAGATCCTCTCCTTGAAAAGATAGAAACGAATTCTCAATTTGCACAAGTTGTTTCGCCAAATGAGGTTATTGCCTTACTTACCTTGAATTTGAAAATAGGTAAGGTTGAAGGATTAATTAATATTTGTATTCCATATATTTGTGTAGAAGATGTATTAGATAAATTGAATACCAAATACTGGTTTTCAACTATGAGAAAGACAAATGTTGAAATATATCATGAAATTATTGAAAAGCAAATAAGCTCTTCAAAAATACCAGTAAAAGCAATATTTGGAAGAACGACGATAACTGTAAATGACTTTGTGAATATACAAAAGGGTGACATTATTAAGCTAGATCAGAAACTTGACGATGAATTAGATATACTAGTTGGTGATATTATTAAATTTAGAGCAAAACCAGGAATTCATGATAGCAACAATGCTGTTAAAATTACCTCAGTTGTACGAAGGGAGGAATAG
- a CDS encoding endoflagellar protein produces the protein MIFVTKMNNETVLLNNDLIETIEETPDTVVTLTTGKKLIIKESSKEVLKRVIDFKMKIYNGDYDHGKE, from the coding sequence GTGATCTTTGTAACTAAAATGAACAATGAAACAGTGTTACTTAACAATGATTTAATTGAAACCATTGAAGAAACACCTGATACAGTAGTCACTCTAACAACAGGTAAAAAATTAATAATTAAAGAATCAAGCAAAGAAGTATTAAAGCGAGTTATAGATTTTAAGATGAAAATTTACAATGGAGACTATGATCATGGGAAGGAATAG
- a CDS encoding type I DNA topoisomerase codes for MAKNLVIVESPAKAKTIKKFLGANYKIEASMGHVRDLPKSQMGIDIENDFDPKYITIRGKGELLATLRKEVKKASKVYLATDPDREGEAISWHLMHALNLEGKTTYRITFNEITKSAIQNSIKNAREIDMDLVDAQQARRILDRIVGYKISPLLWKKVKKGLSAGRVQSVALKIICDREEEINAFIPVEYWTLDAILKDKTSKDEFKAHFYGIGDKKKALSSIEEVQEIEKAIKGKNCTISDIKEKERIRKPLPPFITSTMQQEGSKKLNFSTSKTMRIAQQLYEGIEIKDKGTIGLITYLRTDSTRIADEAHESAIGYISDKYGSDMANPINTATDKKRKVQDAHEAIRPTYVELEPEQIKDSLSKEQFKLYKLIWCRYVASRMMPAKYNVKSVKVDIDIYRFTAALSVLTFDGFLKVYKIDDQEEGQNEGDDEDDQKITNINIDSSLKLVEIDDKQHFTQPPARFTEASLVKTLEENGVGRPSTYAPTITTILARNYISKEAKQLFPTELGEIVSEILVEYFSEIVDVGFTASLEEQLDHVEEGDMEWKNVIRKFYPHFSETVDKAEVEIGKIEIKDEVSDVLCDKCGRNMVIKIGKFGKFLACPGFPECRNAKPIFEKIDDVLCPNCGADILVKKTKKGRRYYGCESGDFMTWNKPTSEKCNICGSIMIEKGKNLMCINEDCKNVVSKV; via the coding sequence ATGGCAAAAAACTTAGTGATCGTAGAATCTCCAGCAAAGGCAAAAACAATAAAGAAATTTTTAGGTGCCAATTATAAAATCGAAGCCTCCATGGGACATGTAAGAGATTTACCAAAAAGTCAAATGGGTATTGATATTGAAAATGACTTCGATCCAAAATACATAACCATTCGTGGAAAAGGAGAATTACTTGCAACCCTAAGAAAGGAAGTAAAAAAAGCAAGTAAGGTTTATCTCGCAACTGACCCTGACCGTGAAGGTGAAGCAATCTCTTGGCATTTAATGCATGCATTGAATTTAGAAGGTAAAACAACTTATAGAATTACCTTTAATGAGATTACAAAAAGTGCGATACAAAACTCAATAAAAAATGCAAGAGAAATAGATATGGATTTGGTTGATGCACAGCAAGCAAGAAGAATACTTGATAGAATCGTAGGCTATAAAATTAGCCCATTGCTTTGGAAAAAAGTTAAAAAGGGGTTAAGCGCCGGGAGGGTACAATCAGTAGCCTTAAAGATTATTTGTGATAGAGAAGAAGAAATCAATGCATTTATTCCTGTTGAGTATTGGACATTGGATGCTATTTTAAAAGATAAAACTTCAAAAGATGAATTTAAAGCACATTTTTATGGTATTGGTGATAAAAAGAAAGCATTATCCTCTATCGAAGAAGTTCAAGAAATAGAAAAAGCGATTAAGGGTAAGAATTGTACAATTTCTGATATTAAGGAAAAGGAAAGGATTAGAAAACCGTTACCTCCTTTTATCACAAGTACCATGCAACAAGAAGGATCAAAAAAACTTAATTTTTCTACTTCAAAGACAATGAGAATTGCACAGCAATTATATGAAGGGATAGAAATTAAAGACAAAGGAACGATTGGATTAATTACGTACTTGAGAACAGATTCAACAAGAATTGCTGATGAAGCACATGAATCAGCCATTGGTTATATAAGTGATAAATATGGTAGTGATATGGCTAATCCGATCAATACTGCTACTGATAAGAAAAGAAAAGTACAAGATGCCCATGAAGCTATACGCCCAACTTATGTTGAACTTGAACCTGAACAAATAAAGGATTCTTTATCTAAGGAACAATTCAAGCTATATAAATTAATTTGGTGTAGATATGTTGCAAGTCGTATGATGCCAGCTAAATACAATGTCAAATCTGTTAAGGTTGATATTGATATATATAGATTTACCGCAGCACTTTCTGTTTTAACTTTTGATGGCTTTCTAAAAGTATACAAAATTGACGATCAGGAAGAAGGACAAAATGAAGGCGATGATGAGGACGATCAAAAAATAACAAATATTAATATTGATTCCAGCTTAAAGCTTGTTGAAATAGATGATAAACAACACTTTACCCAACCTCCAGCTAGGTTCACAGAGGCATCTTTGGTAAAAACCTTAGAAGAAAACGGTGTGGGACGACCAAGTACTTATGCACCAACAATCACTACCATTCTTGCTAGGAATTATATTTCTAAAGAAGCTAAACAACTGTTTCCTACCGAACTTGGTGAAATAGTAAGTGAAATACTCGTAGAGTATTTTAGCGAAATTGTTGATGTAGGTTTTACCGCTTCATTAGAAGAGCAATTAGATCATGTTGAAGAAGGTGACATGGAATGGAAAAATGTGATAAGAAAGTTCTATCCTCATTTTAGCGAAACAGTAGATAAAGCAGAGGTAGAAATTGGGAAGATAGAAATAAAAGATGAGGTATCAGACGTTCTTTGTGACAAGTGTGGAAGGAATATGGTAATTAAGATCGGAAAATTTGGTAAATTTCTAGCTTGTCCTGGATTTCCGGAATGTAGAAATGCAAAGCCAATTTTTGAAAAAATAGATGATGTTCTTTGCCCTAATTGTGGCGCAGATATTTTAGTGAAAAAGACGAAGAAAGGACGTAGGTATTATGGATGTGAGAGCGGAGATTTTATGACGTGGAATAAGCCTACATCAGAAAAATGTAATATTTGTGGATCAATCATGATTGAAAAAGGTAAAAATTTAATGTGTATTAATGAAGATTGTAAAAACGTAGTGTCGAAAGTTTAA